From Flavobacterium arcticum, the proteins below share one genomic window:
- a CDS encoding RagB/SusD family nutrient uptake outer membrane protein has product MNNRFKYKTLIGVFAIMALFASCDDDLDVSPRDNISEADFLRNPDNAVQLVNGVYNKMLDYNMYSFPWIGITSITSDDADKGSTVSDTGSDKHKMDALTFEASNISFNDVWQGRYAGIYRANNALYYLEQFEIDESLKNRLIGEVKFLRAFWYFDLVRCFGGVPLVAENIDLNDNETINDIVLTRATKEEVYAQIEADLEDAIALLPLKGEYAQSDLGRATLGASQALKAKVHLYQQEWDLAYALSGDVITSGQYGLMENYADVWRQVGENQEESVFEVQATLTKGLAQYTDVQGPRGTPDLGWGFNTPSLNLVNSYEDGDLRKEATILFVPSTLWDGFEAPTTWNNPRYNYKAYQSSIAEPWNGNKAETAKNLRLLKYSDVLLIRAETAFQIGMTSEAEDIINELRLRAGLDEISGLTLQQLYNERRWEMAMEHERWFDLVRTGQAQTAMAADGKTFIPGKHEVFPIPEPQITASGGRLIQNNGY; this is encoded by the coding sequence ATGAATAATAGATTTAAATATAAAACACTTATCGGAGTTTTTGCAATAATGGCATTATTTGCTTCTTGCGATGATGACTTAGATGTATCACCACGAGACAATATTAGCGAAGCCGATTTCTTGAGAAATCCTGATAATGCAGTACAGCTAGTAAACGGAGTTTACAATAAAATGCTGGATTATAACATGTACTCCTTCCCTTGGATAGGAATTACAAGTATTACATCTGACGATGCAGATAAAGGCTCTACAGTGAGTGATACAGGATCTGACAAACATAAAATGGATGCTTTAACATTCGAAGCTTCGAACATTTCTTTTAATGATGTTTGGCAAGGTCGTTATGCAGGTATATATAGAGCCAACAATGCCTTATACTATCTTGAGCAATTTGAAATAGACGAAAGTTTAAAAAACAGACTCATAGGTGAAGTTAAGTTTTTAAGAGCCTTTTGGTATTTCGATTTAGTAAGATGTTTTGGCGGTGTACCACTTGTAGCAGAAAACATCGACTTAAACGATAACGAAACTATAAACGACATAGTGCTTACTAGAGCCACCAAAGAAGAAGTATATGCACAAATAGAAGCCGACTTAGAAGATGCTATAGCACTACTCCCGTTAAAAGGTGAATATGCACAAAGCGATCTTGGTCGTGCTACACTAGGAGCTTCTCAGGCACTTAAAGCAAAAGTACACTTATACCAACAAGAGTGGGATTTAGCATATGCACTTTCAGGTGATGTTATCACATCAGGTCAATATGGACTTATGGAAAATTATGCCGATGTATGGAGACAAGTAGGAGAAAATCAAGAAGAATCAGTATTTGAAGTACAAGCTACACTTACAAAAGGGTTAGCACAGTATACAGATGTACAAGGACCTCGTGGAACTCCTGATTTAGGGTGGGGTTTTAACACGCCATCACTTAACCTTGTTAACTCGTATGAAGATGGTGACTTGCGAAAAGAAGCAACCATTTTATTTGTTCCTTCTACCCTTTGGGATGGTTTTGAAGCACCAACTACCTGGAATAACCCTCGCTATAACTATAAAGCATACCAAAGTAGCATAGCAGAACCATGGAATGGTAATAAAGCTGAAACTGCAAAAAACTTACGATTATTAAAGTACAGCGATGTATTGCTTATAAGAGCCGAAACTGCTTTCCAGATAGGAATGACAAGCGAGGCAGAAGATATAATAAATGAGTTGAGACTAAGAGCAGGGCTTGATGAAATATCTGGCTTAACATTACAACAGCTATATAACGAAAGACGCTGGGAAATGGCAATGGAACACGAAAGGTGGTTTGACCTTGTTAGAACAGGACAAGCACAAACAGCTATGGCTGCCGATGGTAAAACTTTTATACCTGGCAAACATGAAGTATTCCCAATACCAGAACCACAAATTACAGCCAGCGGAGGAAGATTAATTCAAAACAATGGATACTAA
- a CDS encoding LamG-like jellyroll fold domain-containing protein: protein MRTIKFFAYSLMITSGVLLTSCGSDDDGAAQLPPIGGYSSADEVGADDLLAYFPLNGNGEESISGTMPSNTVGTTYAAAIKGQGAMMINGYIDYPSIANINPQSGSFTVSCWALMNNTKATPESDGLISPLVSFSGGASVVGNLSVFGNTHGLITSDSIQMKAQYGFKNPEGDEFGGDCINMLKMETWMVDDNNNGAQPQHAAFANKIGGQWAHVVFSWEGTTGTARMFVNGVKISNPAWEVRNNGLPMPLAFFTPSHPTLGALATYIDGTNTDVWNKPLTGGLDEVRIWDKMLSTSDINALYELELAGR, encoded by the coding sequence ATGAGAACAATCAAATTTTTTGCTTATTCACTGATGATAACGTCAGGAGTACTATTAACTTCATGTGGAAGTGATGACGATGGAGCTGCACAACTACCTCCAATAGGCGGCTATAGTAGTGCTGACGAAGTAGGTGCTGATGATTTATTAGCATACTTCCCTCTTAACGGAAATGGAGAAGAAAGCATCTCTGGAACTATGCCAAGTAATACTGTAGGAACTACTTATGCAGCAGCTATAAAAGGACAAGGAGCTATGATGATAAACGGATATATTGATTATCCTTCTATCGCAAATATAAACCCACAATCGGGTAGCTTTACTGTTAGCTGTTGGGCTTTAATGAACAACACTAAAGCAACACCAGAATCAGATGGTCTTATCTCTCCATTAGTTTCATTTTCAGGTGGTGCAAGTGTTGTAGGTAACCTAAGTGTTTTTGGAAACACCCATGGTCTTATAACTAGCGATTCAATTCAAATGAAAGCACAGTATGGCTTTAAAAACCCAGAAGGTGATGAATTTGGCGGAGACTGTATCAACATGCTTAAAATGGAAACATGGATGGTAGATGATAACAACAATGGCGCTCAACCGCAGCATGCTGCTTTTGCTAACAAAATAGGCGGTCAGTGGGCTCACGTAGTATTTTCTTGGGAAGGTACAACTGGTACTGCAAGAATGTTTGTAAATGGTGTTAAAATATCTAATCCTGCTTGGGAAGTAAGAAACAACGGACTTCCTATGCCATTAGCTTTCTTTACTCCATCTCACCCAACATTAGGAGCACTTGCTACTTATATTGACGGTACTAATACAGATGTATGGAACAAGCCATTAACAGGTGGTCTTGATGAAGTTCGTATATGGGATAAAATGTTATCAACTTCAGATATCAATGCTCTTTATGAGCTAGAACTAGCTGGTAGATAA
- a CDS encoding glucoamylase family protein yields the protein MKILQLLIILTFCTSCVSCDSKDDNDDITVTDDNPTPPIVDPLPENELLDMVQKDAIKYFWDYAETNSKLARERYHTDDPSNDANIVTTGGSGFGLMTILAGVDRGFIPRGEAVARLQTNLNFLENADRFHGAWPHWMNGTNGDVIPFGTKDNGGDLVETSFVCQALICIREYFKDGTEEEQALAQQADVLWQGVEWDWYTKGGENVLYWHWSPEYEWEMNFQLEGYNECLVTYIMAAASPTHSISEEAYHQGWARNGNITNGGQRYNIPVIFDYNGASSNVGPMFWSHYSYLGLDPRGLTDTYANYWDAVQNHTNIMYEHCVANPYQWEGYGENCWGLTASYTRNSNGSTGYSAHQPNNDRGVITPTAALSSYPYAPEKSLKFLRYLYEEKKDQLVGVAGPYDAFSPHYDWVTRRYLAIDQGTIVPMIENHRTGLLWNLFMQAPEVQQGLLNLGFSSSQHGF from the coding sequence TTGAAAATATTACAATTACTTATCATTCTTACATTTTGCACCTCATGTGTTTCATGCGATTCAAAAGATGATAATGATGACATTACAGTTACCGATGATAACCCTACCCCACCAATAGTAGATCCTTTACCAGAGAATGAACTTCTTGACATGGTGCAAAAAGATGCTATAAAATATTTTTGGGATTATGCCGAAACCAATTCTAAATTGGCAAGAGAAAGATACCATACCGATGACCCTTCTAACGATGCAAATATTGTTACTACAGGAGGTTCTGGTTTTGGGCTTATGACCATCCTTGCAGGAGTTGACAGAGGTTTTATCCCTAGAGGTGAAGCTGTAGCTAGACTACAAACAAACCTCAACTTTCTAGAAAATGCCGATCGTTTTCACGGGGCATGGCCACACTGGATGAACGGTACAAATGGCGATGTAATACCATTTGGGACTAAAGATAATGGTGGCGACCTTGTAGAAACTTCTTTTGTTTGCCAAGCGCTTATTTGTATCAGAGAATATTTTAAAGATGGCACTGAAGAAGAACAGGCACTAGCACAACAAGCTGATGTGTTATGGCAAGGAGTAGAATGGGACTGGTACACTAAAGGCGGAGAAAATGTTTTATACTGGCACTGGTCTCCCGAATATGAATGGGAAATGAACTTTCAACTTGAAGGGTATAACGAATGTTTAGTTACTTATATAATGGCAGCTGCATCACCAACGCATTCTATAAGTGAAGAAGCCTACCATCAAGGATGGGCAAGAAATGGTAATATAACAAATGGCGGACAACGTTATAATATTCCTGTTATATTCGACTATAATGGTGCTTCTAGCAACGTAGGTCCTATGTTTTGGTCACACTATTCCTACTTAGGTTTAGACCCACGAGGACTTACTGATACTTATGCAAATTATTGGGATGCAGTACAAAACCATACCAATATTATGTATGAGCATTGTGTTGCCAACCCATACCAATGGGAAGGTTATGGCGAAAATTGTTGGGGACTAACGGCAAGTTATACTAGAAATAGTAACGGAAGTACGGGCTACTCTGCACACCAACCAAATAATGACAGAGGTGTAATAACCCCTACGGCAGCATTATCATCATACCCATATGCGCCAGAAAAGTCTCTTAAATTTTTAAGATACTTATACGAAGAAAAGAAAGACCAATTAGTGGGTGTAGCAGGTCCTTATGATGCCTTTTCGCCGCACTACGACTGGGTAACACGTCGCTATTTAGCAATAGATCAGGGTACTATTGTACCTATGATAGAAAATCACAGAACGGGATTACTCTGGAATTTATTTATGCAAGCTCCTGAGGTACAACAAGGTTTATTAAATTTAGGCTTTAGTTCATCACAACACGGTTTTTAA
- a CDS encoding carboxylesterase family protein, giving the protein MVRIILIAIFLFSLPSFAQKAEGGSFSTEVVVKKQLNYLLYSPESTKQLKPLIIFLHGSGEKGNDLERVKVHGPFKYLKTHKLDAYVLAPQCPQEEYWDQEVLYRLIQKVIKENKIDPNRIYLTGLSMGAWGAWNLAFSHPDMFAALVPIAGFVDRVPMIENCKIKDIPTRIFHGLVDDVVDVNYSINIYKKLKTCSTDIELTIFDDANHDSWTRVYDDPTIYEWMLQQKKQ; this is encoded by the coding sequence ATGGTAAGAATTATTCTCATAGCAATTTTTTTGTTTTCATTACCGTCTTTTGCACAAAAGGCAGAGGGCGGTTCTTTTTCTACTGAAGTAGTAGTCAAAAAACAATTAAACTATCTGCTTTATAGTCCAGAAAGCACAAAGCAGTTAAAGCCTCTTATTATTTTTCTACATGGATCTGGTGAAAAAGGAAATGATTTAGAAAGAGTAAAAGTACATGGCCCTTTTAAATATTTAAAAACACATAAACTCGATGCTTATGTATTGGCACCGCAATGCCCGCAAGAAGAATATTGGGATCAAGAAGTACTATACAGGCTTATACAAAAGGTAATTAAAGAGAATAAAATAGACCCTAACAGAATATACCTTACAGGGCTGAGTATGGGCGCTTGGGGCGCTTGGAACTTAGCTTTTTCACACCCTGATATGTTTGCGGCATTAGTACCTATTGCGGGGTTTGTAGATAGAGTACCCATGATAGAAAACTGCAAGATTAAAGATATACCTACCCGTATTTTTCATGGATTAGTAGATGACGTGGTAGATGTTAACTATTCTATCAATATCTACAAAAAATTGAAAACCTGTAGCACCGATATTGAACTTACCATTTTTGATGATGCCAATCATGATAGCTGGACACGTGTATATGACGACCCTACTATTTATGAGTGGATGCTACAACAGAAAAAACAATAA
- the bglX gene encoding beta-glucosidase BglX encodes MKYNSVLLLLLACSFSVYAQKGKDKKIKPRDEFVPELMAKMTIDEKIAQLVQYTADGTVTGPKAGINYIEEIKKGNVGSILNATSVKYTQELQELNLKNSRLKIPLIFGYDVIHGYKTIFPITLGETASWDLEAAELSARIAAEEAAASGVHWTFAPMVDISRDPRWGRVSEGAGEDTYLGTQMAIARVKGFQGNNLMDNNTVLACTKHFAAYGAAEAGRDYNTVDMSERTLREVYLPPFKATVDAGVGTFMTSFNEISGVPATGSKFLLRDILKGEWGFNGFVVTDYTAINELIPHGVAKDSAQAGELAMRAGVDMDMVGGIYMRNLKNLLKEGKVTETQINDACRRVLEAKYDLGLFHNPYRYNDKKREKQVINKKEYLDAALNIANKSMVLLKNDNNVLPLRKEQKIAFVGPLVSDEWNIIGSWAASGDRYGYAVSVEEGINKIITDKNKVSFDKGVEILKDDRSKMQAAIENARKADVIVAVMGEFENMSGEAASRTNIDLPGIQKEFLAELKKLNKPIVLVLMNGRPLNLTWENDNMNAILEAWFPGTMGGDAIAQTLYGINVPSGKLPMTFPRNVGQVPIYYNHKNTGRPYLGATDPEQKYKSRYIDVDNSPLFPFGYGLSYTTFKYSNLKLSSNTMSMNGSIEVSVDITNTGDYNAEEVVQLYIQDKVGSVTRPVKELKGFKKVMIKKGEKKTVTFTVTPENLKFYNIDMIFTAEPGDFEITVGSNSANGLQGEFMLVK; translated from the coding sequence ATGAAATACAATAGCGTACTACTTTTACTATTAGCCTGCTCCTTTAGCGTATATGCACAAAAAGGAAAGGATAAAAAAATAAAACCACGCGATGAGTTTGTTCCTGAACTTATGGCAAAGATGACTATTGACGAAAAAATAGCGCAACTGGTTCAATATACAGCCGATGGTACAGTAACAGGACCAAAAGCAGGAATCAATTATATAGAAGAGATAAAAAAAGGAAATGTAGGCTCTATACTTAATGCTACATCTGTAAAATATACTCAAGAACTTCAGGAGTTAAACCTGAAAAACTCAAGGCTAAAAATCCCTTTGATTTTTGGATATGATGTTATTCATGGCTATAAAACCATTTTCCCAATAACATTGGGTGAAACAGCAAGTTGGGACTTGGAAGCTGCTGAGCTTTCGGCACGTATTGCTGCCGAAGAAGCTGCTGCTAGTGGTGTACACTGGACGTTTGCCCCTATGGTAGATATAAGCCGTGACCCTCGTTGGGGCAGAGTATCTGAAGGAGCTGGAGAAGATACTTATTTAGGTACTCAAATGGCAATAGCTAGAGTAAAAGGTTTTCAGGGTAATAACCTGATGGATAATAATACTGTATTAGCATGTACTAAACACTTTGCAGCCTATGGTGCTGCCGAAGCTGGTCGTGACTATAATACTGTAGACATGAGCGAAAGAACACTTAGAGAGGTTTATTTACCACCTTTTAAAGCTACTGTAGATGCTGGTGTAGGTACTTTTATGACATCGTTTAACGAAATATCTGGTGTACCTGCAACAGGAAGTAAATTTTTATTAAGAGATATCTTAAAAGGCGAGTGGGGTTTTAATGGTTTTGTAGTAACCGACTATACTGCTATTAATGAGCTTATACCACATGGTGTTGCCAAAGACTCTGCACAAGCAGGAGAGCTTGCCATGCGCGCCGGAGTAGATATGGATATGGTAGGCGGTATCTATATGAGAAACCTTAAAAACCTACTTAAAGAAGGTAAAGTAACCGAAACTCAAATAAACGATGCTTGTCGTAGAGTACTAGAAGCTAAATATGATTTAGGACTTTTCCATAACCCTTACCGTTACAACGATAAAAAAAGAGAAAAACAAGTAATCAATAAAAAGGAATACCTCGATGCTGCTCTTAATATTGCCAATAAATCTATGGTATTGCTAAAAAATGATAATAACGTATTACCGTTACGCAAAGAACAGAAAATTGCTTTTGTAGGACCTTTAGTTAGTGATGAGTGGAACATAATAGGCTCTTGGGCTGCTTCGGGTGATAGATATGGCTATGCCGTGAGCGTTGAAGAAGGCATCAACAAAATTATAACTGACAAAAATAAAGTATCATTTGATAAAGGTGTCGAAATACTTAAAGATGACCGAAGCAAAATGCAGGCAGCTATTGAAAATGCCCGTAAAGCAGATGTTATAGTAGCCGTAATGGGTGAGTTTGAAAACATGAGTGGCGAAGCTGCATCACGTACCAATATAGACTTACCAGGAATACAAAAAGAGTTTTTAGCCGAGCTTAAAAAGCTGAACAAGCCTATTGTTTTAGTATTAATGAACGGAAGACCGTTAAACCTAACTTGGGAGAATGATAACATGAATGCCATACTAGAAGCATGGTTCCCTGGTACTATGGGTGGCGATGCTATTGCACAAACCTTATATGGCATAAATGTACCAAGTGGTAAACTACCGATGACTTTCCCGAGAAATGTAGGACAAGTACCAATCTATTACAACCATAAAAACACAGGTCGTCCTTATTTAGGCGCAACAGACCCAGAACAAAAATATAAATCACGCTATATAGATGTAGACAACAGCCCATTATTCCCATTCGGATATGGATTAAGTTATACTACATTCAAGTATTCGAACCTGAAACTGTCTTCAAACACTATGAGTATGAATGGCAGTATTGAAGTTAGTGTAGATATAACCAATACAGGTGACTACAACGCAGAAGAGGTTGTGCAACTTTACATTCAAGACAAAGTAGGTTCTGTTACACGTCCCGTTAAAGAGTTAAAAGGATTTAAAAAAGTTATGATAAAGAAAGGTGAAAAGAAAACAGTAACATTTACTGTAACTCCCGAAAACCTTAAATTTTATAATATCGATATGATATTTACAGCAGAACCTGGCGATTTTGAGATCACCGTTGGGAGTAATTCCGCTAATGGTTTACAAGGTGAATTTATGTTAGTTAAGTAA
- a CDS encoding family 43 glycosylhydrolase, with amino-acid sequence MKKFAFLAIALFLFNTAFTQQKTYCNPINIDYGYCPIPDFVTKGKHRATADPVITYFDGKYYLFSTNQWGYWHSDDMTDWKFIPRKFLRPEHKVYDELCAPSLSFVNDTLLVIGSTHTKEFPIWMSTNPKVDDWKELVHKSEAGAWDPQLFWDEDTDEVYLYYGSSNMYPLYGVKLNRKTFQPEGDPVPVVALNDFEHGWERFGEYNDNTFLQPFLEGAFMTKYNGKYYLQYAGPGTEFSGYGDGVYVGEKPLGPFEYQSHNPFSYKPGGFARGAGHGATYQDAYDKYWHVSTIGICTKNNFERRLGIWPAGFDKDDVLYSNTAYGDYPTYLPSENKSHMDVNSFTGWMLLNYGKPVQVSSTLGGFQANYAVDEDIKTYWSAKTTNKGEYIITDLGEQSTINAIQINYADQDVAIMGKPETTTGHKYIIYASDNGKKWHVLIDKSKNNKDVPHDYIELDKHAKARYIKLENIQMPTGKFAISGLRIFGKGSGEKPSVVQDFVPLRSAPKKEGERRNVWFKWAQEPNADGYVIYFGKSPDKLYGTIMVYGKNEYYFSGLDRSDVYYFQIEAFNNNGIGPRSEVKEAK; translated from the coding sequence ATGAAAAAATTTGCATTTTTAGCTATAGCATTGTTTCTTTTTAACACTGCTTTTACACAGCAAAAAACATACTGTAACCCTATAAATATAGATTATGGCTACTGCCCTATTCCTGATTTTGTAACTAAAGGAAAACACCGCGCTACTGCCGACCCTGTAATTACGTATTTTGATGGAAAATACTATTTGTTTTCTACAAACCAATGGGGCTATTGGCATAGTGATGATATGACTGACTGGAAATTTATACCTAGAAAATTTTTAAGACCTGAGCATAAGGTATATGATGAACTTTGTGCCCCCTCTCTATCCTTTGTAAATGATACACTTTTAGTAATAGGCTCTACGCATACTAAAGAATTCCCGATATGGATGAGCACCAACCCTAAAGTTGACGACTGGAAAGAGCTTGTCCACAAATCGGAAGCAGGAGCTTGGGATCCTCAACTATTTTGGGATGAAGACACCGATGAAGTTTACCTGTACTACGGTTCGAGCAATATGTATCCGCTATATGGTGTAAAACTGAACCGCAAAACATTTCAGCCGGAGGGCGATCCTGTACCTGTAGTAGCACTCAATGATTTTGAACATGGGTGGGAACGTTTTGGCGAGTATAACGATAATACTTTTTTACAACCCTTTCTAGAAGGAGCTTTTATGACAAAATATAACGGTAAGTATTACCTACAGTATGCAGGACCAGGCACAGAATTTAGTGGATATGGTGATGGAGTATATGTAGGCGAAAAACCTTTAGGTCCTTTTGAATATCAGTCGCACAATCCATTTTCATATAAACCAGGTGGTTTTGCACGAGGTGCAGGGCATGGCGCTACCTATCAGGATGCTTACGACAAATATTGGCATGTATCTACTATAGGAATTTGTACTAAAAACAATTTTGAACGTAGATTAGGTATATGGCCTGCTGGGTTTGATAAAGATGATGTGTTATACTCAAATACTGCCTACGGAGATTATCCTACTTATCTGCCTTCTGAAAATAAGAGCCATATGGATGTAAACTCCTTCACGGGATGGATGTTATTGAATTATGGCAAACCTGTACAGGTTTCTTCTACATTGGGGGGCTTTCAAGCAAACTATGCAGTAGACGAGGATATAAAAACCTATTGGTCAGCTAAAACAACTAATAAAGGAGAATATATTATTACTGATTTAGGAGAACAAAGCACCATTAATGCGATACAAATAAACTATGCCGACCAAGATGTAGCTATTATGGGTAAACCCGAAACTACAACAGGGCATAAGTATATTATCTACGCTTCAGATAACGGGAAAAAATGGCACGTACTTATAGATAAAAGTAAAAACAATAAAGATGTCCCTCATGATTATATAGAGCTTGATAAGCATGCTAAAGCACGCTATATAAAACTAGAGAACATACAAATGCCTACAGGTAAATTTGCTATAAGCGGATTAAGAATATTTGGTAAAGGTAGTGGCGAAAAACCAAGTGTAGTACAAGATTTTGTACCGTTGCGATCTGCTCCTAAAAAAGAAGGCGAAAGAAGAAATGTTTGGTTTAAATGGGCACAAGAACCTAATGCCGATGGTTATGTTATTTACTTTGGTAAATCGCCCGATAAACTGTACGGGACTATTATGGTATACGGGAAAAATGAATACTACTTTAGCGGACTAGACAGGAGCGATGTTTACTATTTCCAGATAGAAGCTTTTAATAATAACGGTATAGGTCCTCGATCGGAAGTAAAAGAAGCAAAATAG
- a CDS encoding flavodoxin family protein, producing MDNNFKGLKALYINCTLKKSPELSHTEGLMQLSMDIMEKEGVSVDLVRLVDFDVPPGVYPDMTEKGWDKDDWIALSKQVLKTDILVVGTPIWLGEKSSIAQKLIERLYSLSGEMNDKGQYIYYGKAGGCVITGNEDGVKHSARDILYALQHIGYSIPPQADCGWIGEVGPGPSYLDEEAHAKQNDFTNRNTTFMTYNLLHLAKMLKANNGYPTYGNSRKDWDNGERWRFDNPEYR from the coding sequence ATGGATAACAATTTTAAAGGGTTAAAAGCTTTATACATAAATTGTACACTAAAAAAATCGCCAGAATTGAGCCATACAGAAGGACTTATGCAACTCTCTATGGATATTATGGAAAAAGAGGGTGTAAGTGTTGATCTTGTCCGATTGGTAGATTTTGATGTCCCACCAGGTGTATATCCTGATATGACAGAGAAAGGCTGGGATAAAGACGACTGGATAGCATTGTCTAAACAAGTATTAAAGACTGATATTCTTGTAGTAGGTACACCTATATGGTTGGGCGAAAAATCGTCGATAGCGCAAAAACTTATAGAACGTTTGTATAGCCTTAGTGGTGAGATGAATGATAAGGGGCAATATATATATTATGGTAAAGCAGGAGGCTGTGTAATAACAGGAAATGAAGATGGAGTAAAACACAGTGCTCGCGATATATTGTATGCTTTACAGCACATAGGCTATTCTATACCTCCTCAGGCTGACTGCGGCTGGATAGGAGAAGTAGGTCCCGGACCCAGTTATCTCGACGAGGAGGCTCATGCAAAGCAGAATGATTTTACTAATCGCAATACTACTTTCATGACGTATAACCTGCTGCATCTTGCTAAAATGCTTAAAGCTAATAATGGTTACCCTACTTATGGTAACTCTCGAAAGGATTGGGATAATGGCGAACGTTGGCGATTTGATAATCCTGAATATAGATAA
- a CDS encoding peroxiredoxin-like family protein encodes MKRAVFAFAIVAALFTSCKTEKEKTTEEETVVTEEEMAMTDEKPDYAGFGMDEADLPEGLNVGDTAPNITMTTDDNKKMKLADLYAEQPVVVIFYRAYWCPACEKHLSEFAEKAKDIEAKGVKLVAITPETYDNVDKTKKGTGANFTIISDTDGEIMKAFDVDYKVTESYQAMIGDKLNASVAETNATGKAVLPVPATYIIDTNGKIVYRQFNPDYKQRASVQEILDNVPASN; translated from the coding sequence ATGAAAAGAGCAGTATTTGCATTTGCAATTGTAGCAGCACTATTTACAAGCTGTAAAACAGAGAAAGAAAAGACGACTGAAGAAGAGACAGTAGTTACCGAAGAAGAAATGGCAATGACCGATGAAAAACCCGATTATGCAGGTTTTGGTATGGATGAAGCTGACTTGCCAGAAGGATTAAATGTGGGTGATACTGCTCCAAATATTACCATGACTACAGACGATAATAAGAAAATGAAACTTGCAGATTTATATGCAGAGCAGCCTGTTGTAGTGATTTTTTATAGAGCTTACTGGTGTCCTGCGTGTGAAAAGCATCTTTCGGAATTTGCAGAAAAGGCTAAAGATATAGAGGCTAAAGGTGTAAAGCTGGTAGCTATAACCCCTGAAACATATGATAATGTAGATAAAACAAAAAAAGGAACAGGTGCTAATTTTACTATAATATCTGATACTGACGGAGAAATAATGAAAGCTTTTGATGTAGATTATAAAGTAACCGAAAGTTATCAGGCTATGATAGGAGATAAATTGAATGCATCTGTAGCTGAAACTAATGCTACTGGTAAAGCTGTGTTACCTGTACCTGCTACTTATATTATAGATACTAATGGTAAAATTGTATACAGACAGTTTAACCCTGATTACAAACAACGTGCTTCGGTTCAGGAAATACTGGACAACGTACCTGCTAGTAATTAA